The proteins below are encoded in one region of Bremerella sp. P1:
- the scpB gene encoding SMC-Scp complex subunit ScpB: protein MQRLEAILFLAKQPLTSRKLAQLANLADGTEARTLVRSLNKLYDAANRAFRVEELAGGYQLLTRGKFADWVRRVVGGDDPTRLSTPAMETLAIIAYRQPVLRADVEAIRGVNCGEIIRQLMDRDLVQIKGRSEELGRPFLYATSPSFLRTFGFRSLEDLPRKDEFRRFEAETDASAASQVDDQKETSVTITLAPQSPAIDNDDLVAQGAAPALWTPDQPSAQAPPIEDEEDELYEDDDGYDDEIPDEDEDEDADDDDDYDEDWDEDYEDEDDFEEEDDLEEDDDDESDWEEVEDDDWDDEEEDDFDDDDDEEEDWGDDEEE from the coding sequence TTCCTAGCTAAACAACCACTAACTTCCCGTAAATTGGCCCAGCTTGCCAACTTGGCGGATGGAACCGAAGCCCGTACACTAGTGCGTTCCCTGAATAAGCTTTACGACGCAGCGAATCGAGCGTTCCGCGTGGAAGAGCTGGCCGGCGGCTATCAGCTGCTAACTCGGGGAAAATTCGCCGACTGGGTTCGGCGAGTGGTTGGCGGCGACGACCCGACGCGGTTATCGACGCCGGCGATGGAGACGCTAGCGATCATCGCTTACCGGCAACCGGTCCTCAGGGCCGATGTCGAGGCGATTCGCGGAGTGAACTGCGGCGAAATTATTCGTCAGTTAATGGATCGGGACTTAGTCCAGATCAAAGGAAGAAGTGAGGAACTAGGAAGACCCTTCCTCTACGCGACCTCGCCCTCCTTCCTGCGAACGTTTGGATTCCGCTCCCTGGAAGATTTGCCCCGTAAAGATGAGTTTCGACGATTCGAAGCCGAGACCGACGCGTCTGCGGCCAGTCAGGTTGACGATCAAAAGGAGACATCGGTGACGATCACACTTGCCCCACAAAGCCCTGCCATCGATAACGACGACCTGGTCGCCCAGGGAGCTGCCCCGGCACTCTGGACCCCAGATCAGCCGTCGGCCCAAGCGCCTCCGATCGAAGACGAAGAAGACGAACTCTACGAAGACGACGACGGCTACGACGACGAAATCCCCGACGAAGATGAAGACGAGGATGCCGACGACGACGACGATTACGATGAGGATTGGGACGAAGACTACGAAGACGAGGATGACTTCGAAGAAGAAGACGACCTCGAAGAAGACGATGATGATGAAAGCGACTGGGAAGAAGTCGAAGACGACGACTGGGATGACGAAGAAGAAGACGACTTCGACGACGACGATGACGAAGAAGAAGACTGGGGCGACGACGAAGAGGAATAA